A region of the Aphelocoma coerulescens isolate FSJ_1873_10779 chromosome 7, UR_Acoe_1.0, whole genome shotgun sequence genome:
TGCCAGGAcccacccatgtccccaagccccTGTGGCTTTCTGGGGCCTCTCCAGGAGCACTGCTGCTCCCCTCAGCCCAGGCTGCatggcacagccaggctctgcACACCAAACTCCCTCTGGACTCACTGTCATAGGCAAGTGTTGTCCTTCCTGTGAAACTCTTCATCTCCAAAATCCATCACCAGTCACCAGTGGGACGGATTTGATGGGAAAATAAATTCTGTGTGCCAGGGCTGTGAGATCCAGAGTACGTAACACCAGGCAGGGTTTCTACCCTGTTCCCATTGGGAATTCCTGCTGAGGGATGCTGCTCCCTGTACCCCTGCAGAGATgaggggcagctccagcacaaGCCCTTGGTGTACCTGGGCTGAGCATGGCCCTCACTGCTCACGGCACCAGTGAGCACAGCCGAGCCCCAGTCCTGCCTCACACCCCCCGACCTCTCCTTTGGGTTTGCAGAAGTATTGCAGGCATAATGCTACCTCTGACAGGGTGGATCGGTGCTGACAGCATCTGACAGGCTCAGTCTGCCAAAATATTGATTGGCCCAAGAGATTTTCCCAGTTGACTCCTATTCCAACTGTCTTCCtgattttctctccctccttcagCGCAGCTAGCCCGCAGTCACCATCAGAAAAATGACACAGACGTTGTTTGGGCAGTCAGCTCGTATCAGGAGCATGAATTTCATCAAATTCTGTTTGCTGACATTCAATCACTTGTCACCGAGCAGGCACCAGGCGGTCATATGTCACAGTCACATCCCATCGCCAGCCCTGTCACTCGCGTGCCGCTGCCCTGCTTGTGTAAATGCTCACTTCCCTGTTGGATCTTTGCTCAAAGACTGGAGGGCGCCTGGGGGCCGCTGGCAGTGAGCTGGGGCCCTGCTGTTGCTCTGTACTGAGAACATTCCGATGGCACCAGTCAGCCCAGTCTTCCAGAAACGAGAGCATTTTTCCGGCAGGCTCGGCAGCCGTGGCGCTGGGCGCCCGTGCCGCTCCTCCCCACGGACACTCGGGCTGGGCATCGCACCGTGGGGCCgggcagctctgggagcagcagggtcaGGCACCACGGGTGGAAAAACCCAtgtgtgggatggggacaggagcccCTGATGTCCCCGgtgttaaataattaaaaaaaaaaaaaaaaaggaataaatgaTAATAGATGAAGCTGCTTCCTCTGAGCACAGTGTGTTAAATCTGACCAACCTGGACCCTCTCTAGGGGCTCCTCCCGAGTTACAGCCAGGTTGAACCGTTAAGCATCACCACAGGAAGAGCCTTCAAAGCACCAATTCCCCTGATTTCTGGCCATGCTGGCTCCTCGTTCGGtgcagggaagggcaattgctgaGCTGgttgctgcagccacagctgctgcaggtgttgTGACACCTGGCACCAACTCTCTGCACAGGGCTCTGCCTCTCACTCGCCGGCCGTCAGAAAGGATTTTCAGGCTGTGGTTGCCATGCCCTAGGCAGCATCTGCCTGAAGGTGCCTCTGCTCCAAGGACAAGGGCCCAGATCTCTGCGTGTCCCTTGCCCTCACACGCCGTGCAggcagctccctgcccagctcctccccaTGCACATCCGGCCCGCTGACCACGGGGATGGCCAGAGGCCCAGCACTCCATCCCTGCCCGTTGTGAACCCCTTGCTCTTCACACCACACCCTCCCGGCGGGTCAGGCCAGGTGGGAAAGGCTCTTGGGAGAGGCTCTCGGGTGCCCCGAGCATCCCAGCCCCTTCCTTTTCCAGCTCCCCGCGAAGGGGAGAGGGCACAGCCGTTCTGGGCTGAGCGGGCgctgctgggcaggggaggTACGAAGCGGGTCCAAGGCTCTTGGAAGCCTTGGGGAGCCTTTCCCACCAAAAGCTCTGGGAGTGGTCACAAAGACTGATAGAATCAGAGTGGTTTgcgatggaagggaccttaaagctcatcttgttccacccccgtgccaggggcagggacacctttccctatcccaggttgctcccagccctgtccagcgTGGCCTTGGCTGGAATCACCATAACCACGTCTTCAAGAGGGACGTGTcacccccagagcagctgtcagCAGGAACAGACCCACAGTATAAGTTGGTACAAGCGAAGCTCAGAACTTCCCCAGGCCAAGGAGCAAATAAACAAGTGTGAATGGCACAATGAGGGCTGTGTCTGCTGGCACAATGCAGAATTGCCCTGTATTATTTTCACGTTGCCAGTAAATAATTGCTTTTATGTAGAACAAGAAAAGTCAAAGCGATAATCAGTGCTGCTGGAGATGTAAAACTAATCCTTAAAAAGGCACTTATGGCTGCAGGAGGCCACTGTATAACTCCATCCTTACCTCCTCTCCCTTGCCAGCTGTTCTCAGCTTTCCCAGATGCTTTCTGGAGTGACAATTGCAAAGCTAAATCCCAACTCTAGACAAATCTGAAtgtaaaacaattttaaaagattGCCACCACTGCATGGTGGTTACACAAAGGTCTTTCAAAATGGAGAAGGGTAATGTCCAGGTGAGACAAAAATAATGGATAAAACTCACTTGGTTTTGacaaaataatctttaaaattTTGTGTCTAAACTTAGCATGAAAATCGAGAAGACACCTAAGAGTCTGACCTGCTGGCATTGGGAGATTAGGTGTTCCTGGCAGTGGCCAGGCTCACCACGTGCACGCAGGCACAGGCATGGAGGTGCCGGGTGAGCTGCTGCCCTCAGGGCCAGCCCAGacccccgctgtgtctctggaGATGGCACTGGCCACCGGTACCACTGGCCCAAAGCCACCCTGGGCTGGCGGGGCAGACACCGTGGCCAGCCAGCACCAACAGTACTGCCCACAGCTGCCCCCCGGCCTGGTGGGGCCCCCAgcaccagggctggggctgccagcGAGGAGGGACAGCAGGGGAAGAGGAGCGCGGTGTGGGCTGGCTGCTCCGTGGGTCACAGTCCCGCTCACACGGGGGACAGCAGGGCCGGTGTGGGCAGGCAGGTGACACCACTGCTCACACCTGAGTCCACAGCCCTGACTATCACACCCCGAGTGAGGGGtggcagggagggcacaggggcCTCGGTGCCCCCTCATCCCCTTCGGCTCCCAGCCAGCAGCGCCTGCCCGCGGTGCCGATGCGCCTCCATCCCCGCAGCACGACGTGGGCACGGACGGTGCTGGCAGAGGGCGGCTGCCAGGGCACCATCAGGCACCAGGACAGACAGACTGCAAAACAGAGCAGGGGGGTGCCAGCAgtcatcccttttttcccccctgccctggcagtgtCACGACTGCCACACTGCCAGCCCATTACTGCGCGGCTGGTGGCTTCGGCCGCGTGCGTGTCGGCAGCCAGAGGAGCCCCAGCCAGCTCCAGCCTTCCTGTGGCCTCAACACACTTGTAAAGGTGGAGAGAAAATAAGAGGATAACCTTAAAATCAAATGGGTATGTACTTAGCAAActgattatttattttcctgcgCTATGGACGCCTCTGCCCCTGTCAAAGCCAAGATGTTAAATTTTCACAGTGTATTATAAATCATatacaaaaagaaggaaagcagtGACCTTGTGTTGTGTGAAGAGACGCATCTTGGgggaacaaaataaaaccaagctcAGAGCAAAGGCTTGGTGCGTTAGGCACTTCCCCTCAGTTCATAAGTGCATCATGGACTCAAACTCATCGATCCGCTGTTTGGTgtttcctttgcggatcctccGGTAGGAGATTGTGTTGTATCTGGAATAGCTGTGTCTGGAGATGTCATTCTTTTTCCCCAGGCCGGGCTGCTCCCCCCGTTTCTCCAGCGGGGAGTTGCAGCCGGGGCTGGCCGGGGGCGGTGGTTGCTTGTCGCTGTCTCTCTGCTGCAGGCGGGACGCCTCGCTGTTCTCCTTCTTGATTTCAATCACCTGAACTTCATCCTCTTCGgtgtcctcctcctctgcctcctcctcctcctcgtcctcctccccGGCCGCGTTCCCTGTGGGGTCGGCGCTGCCCGCCAGGGTCTCGGTGCCGGGAGCGGCCGCCGTGTCCGGCCCGGCGCtgcccgcgggcagccccgcTGTGCCCCCCGGCCCTGCGCGACACGGGCGCGGCGGTGAGAGGGGCTCCGGGGACACCCACCCGCTcctgccccacatcccccacCCCCGGGACAGGGGGAGCCTCGCACGGCCAGGCTGCACCCCAACACCGGGGCTGCACGCTGGGGAGACTCCCTGCACTCCCAAACTCATTGCTTGCCCTTTCTAATGCCTCCCCCGTTGTACTCCCactccagggaagggaagggaagggaagggaagggaagggaagggaagggaagggaagggaagggaagggaagggaagggaagggaagggaagggaagggaagggaagggaagggaagggaagggaagggaagggaagggaagggaagggaagggaagggaagggaagggaagggaagggaagggaagggaagggaagggaagggaagggaagggaagggaagggaagggaagggagcaaTTCTGCAtgcagtgcccagctgtgccccactGGGACGTGTCCCTCCCTCAGCAGTGGCCACCCTGGCTGCGATGGCCATCTCCCATTTGCCCTGTTTGGCACGTCTCTGTGGTTAATGATGCTTTAATGTTGCAACAAATGGTCTATTCAAGGTTTTGCCTGTGGGGTCCAGAGTATTAATTAGACTAAATTGGTTGGGTACTAAAAAGCTGCCTGCAATTTCGAGATAAAGTGCTGTGGTTGCAGGGCGGGTGCAGGGGGCCCATGAGAGATCCTTTAATAGTTTTATTGTGTGCTCCtaaagcagcacagctggaatATGGATGTCAGCTCAAGTGGGAAAGCTCCACCACTATTCACCTCCTCACAGCCTAGGCAGCTGCTATGAAATATTAATTTGCCCATGACAAATGTtcagatatttttccttttgttaatgGAAGCAGGTTTTGCTTCCAGGGCTGAGCCCATGACTCATTTAGAGCCCACTTCAAAGCTCAGGGCAGAGCatcaccagcagctcctggtccAGCCACCCTTGTCCCACCACTGCCAAAGCCACAGAGATGGGAGGAGCCTGTGGGTGGGAGATGTGGAAAGGAATAATGCCTAGAGCCCCCTCAGAGAGACGTGGCTGTTCTCCTCTAGTAACACTCCGATAAATATAATACAAAATACTCCTTTAGTAACTCTCCATAAAATACTCTTCCTTTTGGAGGAGTGGCTGCAGTTTGCATAGTGAATTAAGTATATTCATTTATGCATCTACTCAGTATGTTTGTAACTCCTGACCAGGATGGGCAGTGACCCCCCTGCAGCCCCGCTCACCCACAGGAGATGGCTGAGGGTCCATTTCCACCATTTTCACCCAGAAACGAGCAGAGCAGACCCAGTAGCAGGTGTTTAGGGGAGCAGTTTTTTGTGGGAAGTTGGTCATTGGGGGATTCAACACTTGGTGAATCAGGCAGGAAAAGAATCTGGGTTTTGTGACCACCAGCAGCCTCACAAGGTTCTCCTCTGAGCATGGAGCAGAAAACAGAGTATCTCCCAACCTCATGAGGCTGTTGGGGACCTCCTGGCTGAAGACCCCACAAAGCTTGAATACCCCAAGGTCAAGGAGATTCGTAAAACCTCTGGAGGGAAGATACCAGCCGTGGTTTCTAAGGTGCAGCAACTCACAGATGAGAAATGAGTCACTGCTCTCTGGAATAGAAGGGTCTGacccaatttaaaaaataataaccaCCTACATCCAGCATCCATTGTGTCTTTGCTACACATCAGGAAAACCCCACATCAGATGGCATTTTGCATTACCTTCCCCTGATCCCTGGCCATTGGTCCCTGTGTCCTGGATATCCGCTGGTCCCTGCTGTAGTGTCCCATTGTTCTCCGCTCGCTTTTCTTTGGGAAACACAAAGCACAAGACATGGGCTGATGGAGCAATTAGTGATGACAATCAGGTTTTAATGGCTGCAGATCGGCAGATTTTCAGAGCAGATTTAGAATTGCTCATTTCTTTAGTTATGAACTGTTCATTGCGTCCATCAAATGTGACCCAGACTCTGAATTACTCCAAGTCACTGTTACAGCTACCACAGATTAGGAGTTTTGACTAACACGCACAGCACATCCCGCTATTCATCAGGCTATAGATAGAACAGAACTTTTCTCTCCCAGCACTTAGAGACAGGCAGCCCCGTACGATACCTTGGCACCGCTTCTCTCCAGCAAAATTCCCAGGAGTGATGTCCTCTCCCAATGAATTtctattttcctccagattttcCTTTTCAGGTGAAGTGTCAGGGCTCGTTTCCGCATTTGCGTACGGGACTGTCCCAACAGATTTTGCAATTTCATCGATGCCACCGATGACCGGGAGCGGGCCGTGCTCCGGGGGAACGCTCCCGTTGCACGCCGGCATGGTGGGTGCTGCAGGGATTTCTTCCGTCATGCTGagggccgtgccgtgccgtgccgtgccgtgccctCCGACTGGGGCCCTGCTCCTGCGGggccccgctcctgccccggGGTGGGGagctcctcctcaccccttcgcCCCGGGGTCTGGTCCCCTGCGTGAGCGGTCCTGGCGCGTCTCCTCTGCCGAGCCCGCGGCCGCACCATCCGCTGTGCCCAGGGcttgccagcccaatcagcaccTCCCTTGTCGCCGAGGCTCTGCCCGTTGCATAATTAAATGCACCATTATAATTTACATAAACAAACAATCTGAAGCAAGGAAGCTTTTGTGCTGGCCTGGAGAGCGGGGCTGTGGGCATGTCAGCCCCGCGGCAATAAACGGGAGTTTGTGCTCTGGGCACAACGGCTCTTTGTGTCCCCTCTGGACACAGGCATGGCCATTGTTCTGACCCCTAATCCCCGGAGGGTGACCACCTTCCCCAGTGCCTGCCACCTAACCCGCTTAACATTCCCCATCGGGTTTGTGCCGGGAACCCTGCCGTGGATGAACCTCGCCATGGATGGACACTGCCGTGGATGGACCCTGCCGGGGATGGACCCTGCCGGGGATGGACCTTGCTAAGGATGGACCCTGCCAGGGGTGGACCTTGCCAAGGATGAACCTCACCGAGGATGGACCTTGCTGAGGATGGACCCCGCCATGGATGGACCTCACCGTGGATGAACCTCACTGAGGATGGACCTTGCTGAGGATGGACCCTGCCGTGGATGGACCCCGCCGTGGATGGACCTCGCCATGCTGTGGGGGCTCAATGGGCACATTTtgccctgtgaggagcagcccgGGCAGTAGGATGGGCACAGGCCCTACACACAGCATGGGCCACACTGTCCATCCATGCCTGGCCCCAGGCCCTGGACAGCCAGTACTGCTCAGgggggctgtggctgcctctggagccctggcagtgtcccaggccaggctggacagggcttggagcaacacggaatagtggaaggtgtccctgcccatggcagggggtggaacaggatgagctttaaggtcccttccaacccaagacattccatgattctctcaGTAGCTCTCAGTCAGACCTAAGGCTGGCAGGATCCAGAGCAGAGTGTTTTGCAGAGGGAAGCTGGAGAACTACCCAAGCAGCACTGGGGCATTTCTGACCGCAGCTGAACTTGTCTCAACCCTGCTGCCCAAAGCCAGGTTTACATAAGAATGTAATCTCCTGCTGTGAATGACATTCTGTGTTCGTACAATACAACATTTCTGGTATCCTTGGGCTTTAGGGTTTGGAAATCCTCTTGAGGAGTTCAGCCCCTGATTAGAAATGGACCCAAAGCCTTTCCACTGCTTCTATTCATCTCTTGAGTTCATGTGTTTAAATCAACAAGTTTTCattattgttttaaaatgagTTTGGTTTAATTGATTTATAAAATCCATCCTCTGCTGGAAAACTCTGTCCAAAAAAAATGAATGATAAGGTTTGAAAGTGAGTTGACCGTGCAGTAATTGGTGCCCTCAGGAGGAGAGGCTGAGTACCCAGCAAGGTCTggtggctggagaggagaaagtTCCTTTCTATTATCAGAGAGTCACAGAACCATGTGGGTTGCCACAGCACCCCGCAGGAttgcagaaggaaaaggcagcTGTGGGTTCTTCCCACCACAGGCAGCTGTTTGTAAACACTGGGCAAAGCCGCCTCTCAAGGCAGGGAAACATTCCTTCTGCACAAACCCAGTGGGGTGGATTTCTGCCTCttcaagcttttaaaaatgacaAAGCTTTCTTCTTTCCAATCTGGTgtggcacagccacagctggaTGTGACACCACTAACAGCAGCTGGTCCATGCCAGGAGCACCGGGACTCACTGCTGGCTCTGTCTGTGGATAAGTGTGAGCTCCCTTTGccttgcagggctggcaggCCGAACGCAGCTGCCCGCGATAGCCACGTGTGCGATCTTCTGCTCGGAGCTGTGAGAGCTGGGTGTGACCAGCGGCTGCCACAGGGGAACACGGCCCCGCGTGGGAAAGGAAGTGCTGGGTGTGGCTGCAGGAACCAGCCGAGAACAGCAGGAGGGAGGCAGGACGTGGTGGGAGGCTGGGCACTGGGTAAGACCCCGTTGAACAGTTAAGTCCCCTCAGAAGGTCAGGCTCTGTAGCATTcatcaaattaattaaaatgttccATTTAAAATCAAATTGCATTCTTCGAAGACCAGCTGCACTTTCCTCTGCAGTAAACTTGTGTTATC
Encoded here:
- the ERMN gene encoding ermin, with product MTEEIPAAPTMPACNGSVPPEHGPLPVIGGIDEIAKSVGTVPYANAETSPDTSPEKENLEENRNSLGEDITPGNFAGEKRCQEKRAENNGTLQQGPADIQDTGTNGQGSGEGPGGTAGLPAGSAGPDTAAAPGTETLAGSADPTGNAAGEEDEEEEEAEEEDTEEDEVQVIEIKKENSEASRLQQRDSDKQPPPPASPGCNSPLEKRGEQPGLGKKNDISRHSYSRYNTISYRRIRKGNTKQRIDEFESMMHL